The Augochlora pura isolate Apur16 unplaced genomic scaffold, APUR_v2.2.1 APUR_unplaced_199, whole genome shotgun sequence genome segment TCAACAAATAACAGCAACACTTTCTCAGAAAACTCAGAAACACTTTCACAgcttccttttatttttaatagacttGGTACCGACCGGAAACGTTCTTTAAAGCGGCGGCGAGTTTCGTGTTCGCAGCGCCCGATATGGTGAACAGCACTCTTTACAACCACGATATTGTTGATATATCGAGGCAGACGCTGCAATTGGCAGCTGATACAATTTACCTGGACTTAGTGAGGGCCTTTAATGGGGCCGACACCGTTTTATTCAGGTGATCACTTTTGACACCGCTAACAATATACAACTCTAACAAAGgataaaaagtttattcttGTTTCGCTACtccacaatttttcaaatttaaactttattgttatcaaAATTAGGACTGGACAATTCCTATTTCtcgtattgtctttatttacattCGTTTCtttactttgataacagaagacttcaatttggtttcgatttgaaataaattaacaatattcatatttagtagatcatgcttaaaatttttatcacaagcctgactcgttgttatagtgcaagggtttaaGTCGGAATAAAAACTTCTGTCTTCttgcaatcaatatttaatcattctgATAAACGTAGACatacaatgaatataaattttcttcgatcgaAAAGATACTTACCATtgtaactataaaaaaaatggtacagcaaggggttaacttaTCTAAACACTGTCCTCAGATATTCCACTAGATCGATGCTGGGACTGTTCGACATGCTAGAGGACATCTTGTCGAGTAGCAAGGATTTCTTGCTGGGCACGTGGCTAAGGGACGCTAAAAGTCAGGCGATCGACGACATCGAGGAGAAAGTGTACGAGTACGATGCTAGAAATCAGATCACTCTGTGGGGTCCTCGCGGCGAGATTCGCGACTACGCGAACAAGCAATGGTCCGGAGTGGTCGCCGATTATTTCAAGCCACGCTGGTCCATTTTCTTGGAGTCGTTGGACGCTGTGCTGGCCAAGGGCGAAAGGTTGAACACCACCAAGATCAACGAGAAGATTTTCAAGCTGGTCGAGAAGCCTTTCACCTTCTCAAGGAAGATCTATCCAACAGAACCGCGGGGTAAGTAACAATCTAGTacgtttcaaccctttgcggtcgtatgtcTACTTTTTAgccactcgaagctatttgtttatttttattatatttcatattttatattttataagaaagtgaaacatattattgataaacatatagatatattttttatataatatacgtgCATGCATTGTGTACGTGTATAAGTGAAACtatgtatttgtaatatatatggGTTCTTATAATATGTACAAGTACTTGTAAATATGTACAAGtacttgtaaaaatatataggtacttgtaaatatatacaagTACTATTGtaggtaataataaattatttctgcatTGTAATAGAAGATGAAAGAATCTATTCtatacattaattaacaatcgtTTTACTACAATATTTAGCAGGCAACAATTTTGTTCTATTAGTTTCGGTTCGccggttatttatttatattcctgACTCGATTGTCCActgaatagtataataaatagtagaaaaGTAGTAAGtagtataatatgatatactaTGATACACTATACTACTTTTTTctcactttttatttatacaaccTGCCACAATCCTCATCTGGgacttttgaaaaatgtataaaacatttcaacgacaaaacataatttcagtataactatattctatatatttataacttataattatatatatatatttttttgtacatatacataatactGTAAATACGTATACTGTTAATACGTTAAGTACTGATATACTATGAATGTCAATATTTTCCCTCCcccataaaattattacaacgaAAAACCATTGGATTGATAACGGTACTGATTTGAAAGATAACGGTACCGTAAGCGtttaatacgaccgcaaagggtttaGAAGTGATCGCCGAGAGTTTCGATTACCATGAAATTTTCGCAGGCGACGCCATCGAGTCTGCGCTGAGAATAGCATCACGGTGGACGGGGACGAGCTATATGGGACACAAGGAAGGAACTGGCCATCATTGAACAACGAAGACGGTTAAACTTTTGTAAAgatcgttaatattaataaaagagcATTCTACCATCGGATAGAATTACAGATTGAAACGGCGGAGACAgattcgagagagaaagagagagagagagagagataaaggaTATAATCGTAGATCTAATGAGACGGTAAAAAGGAATGATCTTTAACGATCGTCCgtctaattaaataacagGTACATCGGGGACAGTGAAGTGTCTAGACCTAAGAGAGAGTCGCAAAAGTATTTCCGTTCGCCGGTGACATCGTCTTCCGCTGGTTTCAACGTCGGTGTGGCAGTAGATGATCAATGGTACCGTCTTCGACACTAACCGACCGCCTGTCCGCTACGCGATGCGCGAAACGAGGAATCATCGGTGAGATTGATTGTCGAGGGAAATCAACTTTCGGCCCGGAACATCCTGTCGCTTTTGGTCGCTGATCCAGTCAACGTTTCTCTCGCCACGTCGCATCGGTCGATgaatttcgttcgattaaaGTCGGGGTCCGTTCAAAGGAGTCATTAAATACAGTGTCATTAACGGGGCCGCGTCTCGATACTCTCACGACTACGAGATACCTACGGAGATGGGAAACGATGAGATTTCAGTCCGGTTGGTCAATCGAGGGCTAGTTGTAACTGCAATGCACACTTTACGATGTTGTTGGTTAGATGTTAGAGTAGATTGAGAAACATAGTGCGCGTCTAAATGTATTGTAAGGTTGTAGGAGGTAAG includes the following:
- the LOC144477570 gene encoding alpha-N-acetylglucosaminidase-like is translated as MVNSTLYNHDIVDISRQTLQLAADTIYLDLVRAFNGADTVLFRYSTRSMLGLFDMLEDILSSSKDFLLGTWLRDAKSQAIDDIEEKVYEYDARNQITLWGPRGEIRDYANKQWSGVVADYFKPRWSIFLESLDAVLAKGERLNTTKINEKIFKLVEKPFTFSRKIYPTEPRGDAIESALRIASRWTGTSYMGHKEGTGHH